In the Helicoverpa armigera isolate CAAS_96S chromosome 28, ASM3070526v1, whole genome shotgun sequence genome, one interval contains:
- the LOC135119019 gene encoding uncharacterized protein LOC135119019 translates to MQLPAGCHMQAFADDVLLVVTADNTEELQVVSNTVLTKIRNWGTNVKLSFGPAKTQIIAFTPKAKSVQLHMDGTDLAFVPEIKLLGIIIDEKLLFKRHLKYVLGKASRIYNKLCIYARPTWGTHPENTRTIYLHVIEPIVTYAAGIWGQVARQKSARKDLASLQRGFALKAIRAFRTVSTNAALALAQLIPLDLRVLEVHQIEQTRLTNTTSFLPEDILLERPTPVRELLHPALRITKSHLNHQETDETHQIYTDGSKLDSGAVGAAFVCFDPGGSEQPTITKKLKLHDSCTVFQAELFAILEACKWATRKYQKTVIYTDSQSSLLAIADRSNTHPLVTQIHKIIHTHRETKQITLKWVKAHRGNVGNEAADAAAKLATQLHKTPDYSSFPISYVKHKLRMHSLDLWQARYSSSEQGQYTKNIFPNLTDIKQFRKHTEIHFHTTQILTNHGFHKTYLRRFHITPDDCCPCNTNTPQTVTHLLTDCPRFAAGRVRHESLCAYYDIDPYSLPELLKKEEALASYTEFVRHIYSGLKAYNGT, encoded by the coding sequence ATGCAACTGCCAGCGGGATGCCACATGCAGGCCTTTGCGGATGATGTTCTCCTCGTAGTCACCGCTGACAACACTGAAGAACTCCAGGTGGTGTCAAACACCGTCCTGACAAAAATTAGAAACTGGGGAACAAACGTTAAACTTAGTTTTGGACCAGCTAAAACACAAATTATTGCTTTCACGCCGAAGGCCAAGTCTGTGCAGCTCCACATGGACGGCACAGACTTGGCATTCGTGCCTGAAATTAAATTGCTGGGCATCATCATTGATGAAAAGCTCTTATTCAAAAGACACCTAAAATACGTGCTAGGTAAGGCCTCGCGCATTTACAACAAACTGTGCATCTACGCGAGGCCAACCTGGGGCACACACCCCGAAAACACACGCACCATATACCTGCATGTCATCGAGCCGATCGTCACCTACGCTGCGGGAATATGGGGTCAAGTGGCAAGGCAGAAGAGCGCACGCAAGGATCTGGCCAGCCTGCAACGAGGCTTCGCGCTAAAGGCCATCCGCGCCTTCAGGACAGTGTCCACTAACGCTGCACTGGCGCTGGCGCAGCTCATTCCACTTGACCTCAGAGTCCTCGAGGTACATCAAATCGAGCAAACTCGCCTTACCAACACCACTTCCTTTTTGCCAGAAGATATTCTGCTGGAGCGACCCACACCTGTACGCGAACTACTGCACCCAGCTTTGAGAATCACTAAATCCCATCTAAACCACCAAGAAACGGACGAAACGCACCAAATATATACCGACGGCAGCAAGCTGGACAGTGGCGCTGTGGGAGCTGCTTTTGTGTGCTTTGACCCAGGTGGCTCAGAACAACCGACCATAACCAAAAAACTCAAATTACACGACTCTTGCACGGTCTTCCAGGCTGAGCTCTTCGCCATCCTGGAGGCCTGCAAATGGGCGACTCGCAAATATCAAAAGACCGTCATCTACACAGACTCCCAATCTTCACTACTAGCAATAGCAGACAGAAGCAACACACATCCACTCGTCACACAGATACACAAAATTATACACACGCATCGCGAAACAAAACAGATCACATTAAAATGGGTCAAGGCACACAGGGGCAATGTCGGCAACGAGGCTGCCGATGCCGCGGCAAAACTGGCGACTCAGCTTCACAAAACACCTGACTACAGCTCGTTCCCAATCTCGTATGTAAAACATAAGCTCCGCATGCATAGCCTGGACCTTTGGCAGGCACGTTATTCATCCAGCGAACAAGGACAgtacaccaaaaatatttttccaaatcttACCGACATCAAACAATTCCGAAAACACACAGAAATTCACTTCCACACAACACAAATACTCACCAACCACGGCTTCCATAAAACGTACCTACGTCGATTCCACATCACTCCGGACGACTGCTGTCCTTGCAACACCAATACACCCCAGACAGTGACGCACCTGCTGACAGATTGTCCGAGGTTCGCTGCGGGGCGAGTGCGCCATGAGTCGCTGTGCGCGTACTATGACATTGACCCGTATAGCTTGCCAGAACTACTTAAGAAAGAGGAAGCGCTGGCAAGTTATACGGAGTTCGTGCGTCACATATATTCGGGTCTTAAAGCCTACAATGGaacctaa